One region of Fibrobacter sp. UWH6 genomic DNA includes:
- a CDS encoding DJ-1 family glyoxalase III, which yields MNVLFLMANGFEETEFVTPFDYWQRGGLNVTLASISDSLEVVGAHGLAIKANVLLKDVMAGAAASLADFDAVCLPGGGPGVQNLKADPAVADVLRDFDSKGKWIFAICAAPLVLSKAGLLKTRKCTCFPGCEVELDCKQFLTDRVVVDGNIITSRGAGTAEEFAFECLAQAANRETSEKIRKQVVAR from the coding sequence ATGAACGTTCTTTTCTTGATGGCTAACGGTTTTGAAGAAACCGAATTCGTTACTCCTTTTGACTACTGGCAGCGTGGCGGTCTGAATGTGACTTTGGCTTCCATCAGCGATAGCCTGGAAGTTGTAGGCGCCCATGGTCTGGCCATCAAGGCAAACGTTCTCTTGAAAGACGTGATGGCAGGAGCCGCAGCTAGCCTCGCCGACTTCGATGCAGTCTGCCTCCCCGGTGGCGGCCCCGGCGTTCAGAACCTGAAGGCTGACCCAGCCGTTGCCGACGTCCTGCGCGACTTTGATTCCAAAGGCAAGTGGATTTTCGCCATCTGCGCCGCCCCGCTGGTTCTTTCCAAGGCAGGTCTCCTCAAGACCCGCAAGTGTACTTGCTTCCCGGGCTGCGAAGTGGAACTGGACTGCAAGCAGTTCCTTACCGACCGCGTAGTCGTCGATGGCAACATCATTACCAGCCGCGGCGCCGGTACCGCCGAAGAATTCGCCTTTGAATGCCTGGCCCAGGCAGCCAACCGCGAAACCTCCGAAAAGATCCGCAAGCAGGTGGTAGCCCGCTAA
- the sufB gene encoding Fe-S cluster assembly protein SufB gives MSENYKYGFVTDIENEAFEKGLNEDVIRRASALRGEPQFMLDFRLKAYEKLLTMEQPKWGELNFEPVDLQDIVYYSAPKNKKSHEKIEDVDPELLATFEKLGIPLDEQKRLANVAVDAVFDSVSIYTSHKKKLMEMGIIFCSISDAIKEYPELIEQYLGSVVPAGDNYFAALNSAVFGDGSFVYIPAGVKCPMDLSTYFRINNKEAGQFERTLIIADDNAEVSYLEGCTAPEFSSKQLHSAIVELVANENAKIKYSTVQNWYAGDRETGAGGVYNFVTKRGKCAGKNSRISWTQVETGSAITWKYPSCVLVGDNSVGEFYSVALTNGHMQADTGTKMIHIGKNTRSTIISKGISADCSSNAYRGEVSIRKGAAGARNYTQCDSMLVGDKSAAHTFPYITVANPTAQTEHEATTSRISEDQLFYFESRGIKREDAIQAMVGGFCKDVFKELPGEFATEARQLLTLKLEHSVG, from the coding sequence ATGAGCGAAAATTACAAGTATGGTTTTGTGACTGATATCGAGAACGAGGCTTTTGAAAAGGGTCTTAACGAAGATGTCATCCGCCGTGCCAGCGCTCTCCGTGGCGAACCTCAGTTCATGCTGGACTTCCGCCTGAAGGCCTACGAAAAGCTCTTGACCATGGAGCAGCCCAAGTGGGGCGAACTGAATTTTGAACCTGTAGATTTGCAGGACATCGTCTATTATTCCGCTCCCAAGAACAAGAAATCCCACGAAAAGATCGAAGACGTGGACCCGGAACTTCTGGCCACCTTCGAAAAGCTGGGAATTCCCCTGGACGAACAGAAGCGCCTGGCCAACGTAGCCGTGGACGCCGTGTTCGACTCCGTCAGCATTTATACAAGCCACAAGAAGAAGCTCATGGAAATGGGCATTATCTTCTGCAGTATTTCCGACGCCATCAAGGAATATCCGGAACTGATTGAACAGTACCTGGGTAGCGTGGTCCCCGCAGGCGACAACTACTTTGCCGCCCTGAACAGCGCCGTCTTTGGCGACGGAAGTTTCGTCTACATTCCCGCAGGCGTCAAGTGCCCCATGGACCTGTCCACCTACTTCCGCATCAACAACAAGGAAGCAGGCCAGTTCGAACGCACCCTGATTATCGCCGACGACAATGCCGAAGTCAGCTACCTGGAAGGCTGCACCGCTCCTGAATTCTCTAGCAAGCAGCTCCATTCCGCTATCGTAGAACTGGTAGCCAACGAAAACGCCAAGATTAAGTACAGCACCGTGCAGAACTGGTACGCCGGCGATCGCGAAACTGGTGCTGGTGGCGTCTATAACTTCGTGACCAAGCGCGGCAAGTGCGCCGGCAAGAACAGCCGCATCAGCTGGACCCAGGTAGAAACCGGCTCCGCCATCACCTGGAAGTACCCCAGCTGCGTTCTGGTTGGCGACAACTCCGTAGGCGAATTCTACAGCGTTGCCCTTACCAACGGACACATGCAGGCCGATACCGGCACCAAGATGATCCACATCGGTAAGAACACCAGGAGCACCATTATTTCTAAGGGTATCAGCGCCGACTGCTCCAGCAACGCCTACCGCGGCGAGGTTTCTATCCGTAAGGGAGCCGCAGGCGCCCGCAACTACACCCAGTGCGACAGCATGCTGGTTGGTGACAAGAGCGCCGCCCATACGTTCCCGTATATCACGGTGGCAAACCCCACCGCACAGACGGAACACGAAGCCACCACCAGCCGCATCAGCGAAGACCAGCTGTTCTATTTCGAGAGTCGCGGCATCAAGCGCGAAGACGCCATTCAGGCCATGGTAGGCGGTTTCTGTAAGGACGTGTTCAAGGAACTCCCCGGCGAATTCGCCACCGAAGCCCGCCAGCTTCTGACATTGAAGCTGGAACACAGCGTGGGGTAA
- a CDS encoding histidine phosphatase family protein: MMKKFLLPISIAAMLFSACGSDSSNDSGVAVNPPADDPQTPPIETPVNPASSATVGDDPNSQPIESSASLEISSASEMPLDTSFVPEGDTSSISGITGNDMPFEILTEEIEKDRQYVAASAITDYETVQSVYESLEEGDKVAFVIRHGRRESGVGVESKLTEAGIEQSQRLGGFLASSEAFSYGHTDFVRTRSTAINIAYGRGEDTTSFQSVITNRLVASTYIKDMELFEQYKKDSTASINEGEVYSQWAFDGLLTSAFYDLEARAVQTIVQGIIPNMSETNRVNIFISHDMFLMPLMIYVSDRKIDRLRYHVSKKGVYYLDGVAVVIKANGERRYHVVNGIEFGT, from the coding sequence ATGATGAAGAAATTTTTATTGCCCATTTCTATAGCCGCCATGCTCTTTAGTGCATGTGGTAGTGATAGTTCCAATGATTCTGGTGTGGCCGTCAATCCGCCTGCCGATGATCCGCAGACTCCTCCCATAGAAACCCCGGTTAATCCGGCCAGCTCTGCCACGGTTGGTGATGATCCCAACTCGCAGCCCATTGAATCTTCTGCCTCGCTGGAAATTTCTTCTGCATCCGAGATGCCTCTGGATACTTCCTTTGTGCCCGAGGGCGATACCTCTTCTATCAGCGGCATTACCGGTAACGATATGCCCTTCGAAATCCTGACTGAAGAAATCGAAAAGGACCGTCAGTATGTCGCTGCTTCGGCCATTACCGATTACGAAACGGTTCAGTCTGTTTATGAAAGCCTGGAAGAGGGCGACAAGGTTGCCTTTGTCATTCGTCATGGACGTCGCGAAAGTGGTGTCGGTGTTGAATCCAAGCTGACCGAGGCCGGTATCGAACAGTCTCAGCGCCTGGGCGGTTTTTTGGCCAGTTCCGAAGCTTTCTCTTATGGTCATACCGATTTCGTGCGTACTCGCAGTACCGCAATCAACATTGCCTACGGTCGTGGTGAAGATACGACCAGCTTCCAGTCTGTCATTACCAATCGCCTGGTGGCCAGCACCTACATCAAGGACATGGAACTTTTTGAACAGTACAAGAAGGATTCTACCGCCAGTATTAATGAAGGTGAAGTATACTCCCAGTGGGCCTTCGATGGTTTGCTGACCTCTGCCTTCTATGACCTGGAAGCCCGTGCCGTTCAGACGATTGTGCAGGGAATCATTCCCAACATGTCTGAAACCAACCGTGTGAATATCTTTATTAGCCACGATATGTTCCTGATGCCCTTGATGATTTACGTCTCTGACCGTAAGATTGATCGTTTGCGCTACCATGTTTCCAAAAAGGGTGTGTACTACCTAGATGGCGTGGCCGTAGTTATCAAGGCTAACGGAGAACGTCGCTACCACGTTGTGAACGGCATTGAATTTGGAACCTAA
- a CDS encoding sodium-dependent transporter, which produces MNQRENFKSRLGFILIAAGCAIGIGNVWRFPFITGQYGGAAFILIYLFFLVILGLPALIAEFAVGRASKRGIGRSFEELEPAGSKWHIAKYPMIVGDYLLMMFYTTVSGWMMYYFYHMAVEGDIHGLSPEQVGERFGTMLGNPSVQVGWMAIATILGLGIVSLGLQKGVERVTKSMMSMLFVIMIILAIRAVTLPGAEEGLKFYLLPDFARLQQQGVTEVIFAAMGQAFFTLSIGIGSMSIFGSYIGKKHTLAKEAVNICVLDTVVALLAGLIIIPSCFAFNVEPGAGPGLVFVTLPNIFSQMPAGRWCGVAFFLFMSFAALSTLVAVFENIISFWMDLKGYDRKKVVKWNILAIIVLSLPCALGFNVLSGFQPFGAGSGVLDLEDFIVSNTLLPLGSLFFVVFCNFRYGWGQKNFYDEVNTGSGMKLPVNGIVRFYIKWILPLIVLVIFIMGYIQKFAPDFYNQILGK; this is translated from the coding sequence ATGAATCAAAGAGAAAATTTTAAATCTCGTCTTGGCTTTATTTTGATTGCGGCGGGTTGCGCCATTGGTATCGGTAATGTTTGGCGTTTCCCCTTCATTACGGGCCAGTACGGTGGTGCCGCATTCATCCTGATCTACTTGTTCTTCCTGGTGATCTTGGGCTTGCCCGCCCTCATTGCCGAATTTGCTGTCGGTCGTGCCAGTAAGCGCGGTATCGGCCGATCTTTCGAAGAACTGGAACCTGCCGGTTCCAAGTGGCATATTGCCAAGTATCCCATGATCGTCGGTGACTACCTGCTGATGATGTTCTACACCACGGTGAGCGGCTGGATGATGTACTACTTCTACCACATGGCGGTGGAAGGGGATATTCATGGCCTGTCTCCTGAACAGGTGGGTGAACGATTCGGCACCATGTTGGGGAATCCCAGCGTGCAGGTGGGCTGGATGGCTATTGCTACCATTCTCGGTCTGGGAATCGTTTCTCTGGGCTTGCAGAAGGGCGTGGAACGTGTAACCAAGAGCATGATGTCTATGCTTTTCGTGATCATGATTATTCTTGCCATCCGCGCTGTGACCTTGCCCGGTGCTGAAGAAGGCCTCAAGTTCTACTTGCTCCCGGACTTTGCCCGTCTGCAGCAGCAGGGCGTTACCGAAGTAATCTTTGCCGCCATGGGACAGGCTTTCTTTACCTTGAGTATCGGTATCGGTTCCATGTCCATCTTCGGAAGCTACATCGGCAAGAAGCATACCCTAGCCAAGGAAGCGGTGAATATCTGCGTCCTGGATACGGTGGTGGCCTTGCTTGCCGGTTTGATCATTATTCCCAGCTGCTTCGCTTTCAATGTGGAACCGGGTGCTGGTCCTGGCCTTGTGTTCGTGACTCTGCCCAACATCTTTAGCCAGATGCCTGCGGGTCGCTGGTGCGGTGTGGCCTTCTTCCTGTTCATGAGCTTTGCCGCCCTGAGTACCTTGGTGGCCGTGTTCGAAAACATCATCTCTTTCTGGATGGACCTGAAGGGTTACGACCGCAAGAAGGTGGTGAAGTGGAACATTCTGGCGATTATCGTTCTTTCCTTGCCTTGTGCTTTGGGCTTTAACGTGCTTTCTGGCTTTCAGCCCTTTGGTGCTGGCAGCGGCGTTCTCGACCTGGAAGACTTTATCGTTTCTAACACCTTGCTGCCTCTCGGTAGCTTGTTCTTCGTGGTGTTCTGCAACTTCCGTTACGGCTGGGGCCAGAAGAATTTCTACGATGAAGTCAATACCGGTAGTGGTATGAAACTTCCCGTAAACGGGATTGTCCGTTTTTACATCAAGTGGATTCTGCCCTTGATCGTGCTGGTCATTTTCATTATGGGTTACATCCAGAAGTTCGCTCCGGATTTCTACAACCAGATTCTTGGTAAGTAG